The sequence CTGAAATTGGGTTTGCGGTACCAGAAGCCGCATATTTCAGAATGAATTTAACCTTGCTCATGACAGGGCGCTCAGGAGTCCCCATCGAACTCTCTAACCTGGAATCTTGAGTAGGAAATGCCGGAATGGGGGGCGATCCCGAATCCATTCCCGGACCGGGAGCCCGGGATTCACCGCGAGAGGCGCCGGGACTCAATCCTGCAGACGCGGGGCCGGTTCCCGATGCGCCTGACCGGGCTTGACAAAGGCATCGGTTTCAAGGATTCTTCCCTCATGGCCTATTCACATCGGAAGTTAACCGCAGGTTTTTTGATGCCTCTTTTGATCGGGTTGATCGGGTTGTTCAACCTGATGCAGAGACCCCGCTTTGCCAGCTTTCACACCGTCGATGTTCTGCAGCTCATCGCCTCCGGCATGTGCTTTGGGGTCGCTCTGGCGGGTGTGTTCGCGCTGCTTCGAAGCGGGCAGGGCTCCTCCTAGGCCGGAGATGAAGGCCAGCCCCAGGCGTCAAACCCACGAGGCCCCCCGGCAGATTCGACGACGCATTCAAGTCAGGCGGTCGGTGGCTGCACTTCGCTGAGCCGCCGCTCGAGAAATCTCCGCTCGCTGTCATTGGTGACGAGGGCCAGCGCCTGTTTGTAGCTCTCCGCCGCTTCGAGTGAGGAGCCCAATCGGCGCAGCAGATCGGCGCGGGCGGCATGCAGCAGGTGATAGTGGTCGAGATCGCCGGCCGCGGCAAGGGCGTCCATGATGGCGAGTGCCGGCCGGGGGCCCTGCACCATCGCGACGGCCACGGCACGGTTCAACATCACGATGGGAGAAGGTTGAACGCGCTCGAGAAGATCATACAGGCTCAGGATCCGAGGCCAGTCGGTGTCTTCCGCACGCGCTGCCTGACAATGCACGGCCGCGATTGCCGCCTGCAGGGCGTAGGCGCCGGGCCCTCCGCGGAACGCCTCCTCAACGAGCGGTAGCGCCTCGGCGATCTGCCGTTGATTCCAGCGGCGGCGATCCTGCTCTTCGAGAACGATAAGATCCCCGGCCTCATCGAGGCGAGCCTCGCGCCGGGCGTCATGAAGCAGCATGAGGGCGACGAGAGCCGTCGCTTCCGCCGGGGGCTGCGGAGATTCCAGCGACCTCACCAGACGCCCCAGCCGGATGGCTTCCGCACAGAGGTCCCTTCTCACCAGCGGCCCGCCCCGGGTTGCCGCATAGCCTTCATTAAAGATGAGATAAATCACAGTCAACACGGCGTCAAGCCGCGCCTTCATTTCCTTCGGTTCGGGCACGACATAGGGAATCCGGGCGTCGCGAATCTTACGCTTCGCGCGCACCAGCCGCTGCGCCATGGTCGGCGAGGGGACGAGAAAGGCCCGCGCGATCTCATCCGTCTCAAGGCCGCACAAGGTGCGCAGGGTGAGCGCCACCTGCGCCTCCGGGGCGAGCGCCGGGTGGCAGCAGGTGAAGATCAGCCGGAGGCGCTCATCGGGAATTTCGCTGGTGTCGTAATCCGGTTCTTCGATGTTGCGGACCGGCCCGCTGGTGGCGTAGGATTCAAGTTTTTCCTCGAACCGGGCCCTGCGCCGGATGCGGTCAATGGCCTTGTGCCGGGCCGTCTGGATGATCCAGGCGCGCGGAAACTCCGGGACGCCGGAAACCGCCCATTGATCCACCGCGGCGGCAAAGGCTCCCTGCGCAGACTCTTCGGCCAAGTCGAAGTCACCGACGAGCCGAATCAGGGCTGCGACAATCCGGCCCCAATCGGAGCGATAGACGGTTTCAATGGCCTCAGCGACATTAAGCGGCATGCCTGATTGTAAATTTTTTTTGCGGAGGTGTCGATTTCGATCCTCCGCGTTCGATTTACGGATGGAAGCGCCTGAAAAAGGTGCCTCACATTAACACAAACATCCTTGAAGATTTTACGAAATGGAGCTCGATTCAATGTAGGGGCGTATAGCTATACGCCCCTACGGCAAAGATTCCGCAATTGTCAATTGTATCTTTAGTTCCCCGATGTGTATTGGGAGGAGACTTAACCATGCGATTCATGATTTTGATCAAGGCCAACAAAACTACAGAGGCAGGCGTTCTCCCGGATGAGAAGCTCCTTACGGAAATGGGAAAATTCAACGAAGAGCTGGTGAAAGCCGGCGTGCTGATCGCGGGCGAGGGGCTTCACCCCAGCTCGAAGGGTGCGCGCGTCAGGTTCGCCGGAGGGAAGCCGACCGTGATGGATGGGCCGTTTATCGAGACGAAGGAGCTGATCTGTGGATTCTGGTTGTGGCAGGTGAAGTCGAAGGAAGAGGCCATCGAATGGGTCAAGCGCTGCCCCAATCCCCATAACGAAGACACGGAGATCGAGATTCGTCAGGTGTTTGAGGCGGAGGATTTCGGGGACGCGCTCACGCCCGACCTCAGGGAGCAGGAGGCGTGTATGCGCCTGCAGGCGGCTGGGAAGAAATAGAAGTGGCGTCTGCAGGCGCTTTTGAAGCTACGAACAGCTTCGAATACCGAAACGTCAGCGAGCGTCGTGCTTCACTTCAAAACTTTTCTGGATTGCGGTGTCGATCAGGACACTTGCCATTCGATTGACTCATGGAGACACGCTAATGAAATATATGTTGCTGATTTATTCCGACGAGCAGGCCTGGACCGAACCCGAGCGAGTGCAGTGTTACGAGCAGTCGACACAAGTTGCGCATGAGATCAAATCGGAGGGACACTATCTGGCCGCCCACCCACTGCAGCCTGTTTCGACGGCAACCAGCGTCCAGGTGCGCGACGGCAAACGGCTTGTCACCGACGGTCCGTTTGCGGAGACCCGCGAACAACTCGGCGGCTATTTCCTGGTGGAAGCGCGGGACCTTGACGCGGCGATCGACATTGCCGGGCGGATTCCGGGTGCGCGCAAGGGCACTGTCGAAATCCGGCCAGTCATGGAGATCCCGGACCTGCCCGTGAATTGATGGAGGGGGTCATGACGGATACGCACCGTCCGCGACGTGTTGGTCGAAGCATCGGTGCCTTGCTCGCGAGCTTTCTTGGGGTGGTCATTCTCTCCATCGCCACCGACATGACCATGCACGTCATGGGTGTCTTCCCCTCTTTGGGCCAACCTCGGGATTCCCGGGATGCTCCAGAGAGCAGAGCATCCCGGCTACCGAAGCACGCTCTTGTGAGAAGCGGTCTTCGCCTCTATAATTTGTCACCTTCAAGAGATGGAGCGGTACGGGTTTCCCGCGAGGGGAGACCCTGTGGACGAAACGTCGTGCTGGAATGAGTTGTGAGAGATGGAGTGCAGATCGTTGAAGCGAGGGCACACGTCTCTTGAGGCTCGAGATTTCATGACAACCTCAAAAGAAAGGAAGGAGTGCGAATGAGCAAGGTACGAGTATTGGTAGGCACACGCAAGGGCGCATTCGTCCTGACGTCGGACGGCAAGCGCGAACAGTGGGAAGTCAGTGGTCCTCACTTTGTCGGCTGGGAGGTCTACCACCTCAAGGGATCACCCGCTGATCCCAATCGGTTGTACGCGTCGCAGACCAGTGGCTGGTTCGGGCAAGTGATCCAGCGCTCCAATGACGGCGGCAAGACGTGGGAGGCGCCCGGGGGCGGGCCCACGATGACGCCCGGCGGCATGCCCGCAGGCGAGAGCAATAAATTTGTCTACGACACAACGCCAGAAACCGGCAAACCTCTCACCACGCATCAGTTTTACGACGGCACGCCCCACCCCTGGGTGTTCAAACGCGTCTGGCATCTTGAGCCCTCGCTGACGGATCCGGATACCGTCTACGCCGGGGTGGAGGACGCCGCCTTGTTCCGATCTACCGACGGCGGAAAGAGCTGGCAGGAACTCGCGGGTCTGCGCGGCCATGGCACCGGACCGCACTGGCAGCCCGGCGCGGGGGGCATGTGCCTGCACACGATCCTGCTCGACCCGGGCAACGCGCAGCGGATGTTCATCGCCATCTCGGCAGCGGGCGCCTTTCGCACCGACGACGCCGGCAAGACCTGGAAGCCGATCAACCGTGGACTGGTTTCCAGGTATATCCCCGACCCAACGGCCGAGGTCGGTCACTGCGTTCACCGCATTGCACTGCACCCGTCGCGGCCGAACGTGCTGTTCATGCAGAAGCATTGGGACGTCATGCGCAGCGACAACGCCGGAGACTTGTGGACGGAGGTCAGCGGAAACCTGCCGACCGACTTCGGATTTGTGATTGATGTGCATGCACACGAGCCGGAGACCATTTACGTCGTCCCCATCAAGAGCGATTCGGAGCACTTTCCGCTGGATGGGAAGCTGCGGGTCTACCGCAGCCGGACGGGCGGAAACGACTGGGAAGCGCTTACCAAAGGTCTGCCGCAACGCGACTGCTACGTCAACGTATTGCGCGACGCGATGGCCGTCGATTCGCTCGACAAATGCGGAATCTATTTCGGGACCACGGGCGGGCAGGTTTATGTATCGGCGGATGCCGGAGACAGTTGGGCCCCGATCGTCCGCGATCTTCCGGCCGTGGTTTCAGTCGAGGTCCAGACGCTGCCATGATCCGAGTCGTTCTCCCGCAACATCTGCGGACCCTGGCCCACGTCGGCAGCGAAGTGGAACTTGAGGTCAAGGGTCAAGTCACCCAGCGATCGGTCCTCGACGCACTCGAAGCTTGCTATCCGATGCTGTGCGGCACGATTCGCGACCACGTGACGCAACAGCGCCGTCCGTTCTTGCGTTTCTTCGCCTGCGAGCAGGACCTGTCCCATGAGTTGCCGGACGCCCCGCTGCCCGACGCGGTCGCGTCCGGCGCCGAGCCCTATCTGATCGTGGGGGCCATTGCCGGCGGGTAGACGCGCGGAAGGAATGGCTGGTCGTCGCCGGCGCCAGCCAGCAAAAACTTCATTGATGCCAAGCAACACACCAAACCTTGTTTCTGGAGGAATTTATGAAACGAATTTTGACGCTTACCGTTCTTTCGCTTTGCCTCTTGATTTCCCTCGCCATCCCGGCCGCCTCTCAGACGCAACCATTCCGGGACTCCCATGAGCGCAAAGAGGCCATGAACCATTGCAAACACGAATACAAGGAGGCGATGGAGCGAGCGAAGCACAAGCGTGGCCATGAGCGGAAGGAGGCCGTGGAGCAGGCGAAGAGGAATCGCGACCGGTGCATGAATGAGGCCCGCCGAATGAGGTAGGGGAAGACGACTTCCAGCAGGGCCGAGAAACGGTCGCGGCTCGTCCCCGCATGTCACGCCGAATCCGGGGAGCGGTTTCAGGATGAATTGACGGTCGTGAGTTCTTCTTGCCCGTCGACACCGGGCGTGGGACTGCGAGCGGGCCGGCGTGCCAAAGGCTTTGCAAAGCGCTTTATAGGTGGTATTTGTCGCCTTTTTCCCGCAGGCAAATCGCAATTCCCAAGGAAACCGCACGCATGCCGGCTGCGCATTTCTGCGCCCCCCCGCCTGAAGCACCTACTGCAGCAGCAGGTTCACCGGCAACCCGCTGTCGCTGAACAAATTCAACTGAACCATTCCCCCCGTGGCGGCCGTATTCAAGAAGATGAATTGCGTCCTGTAGCCGCCCCCGTCCACAACTTGCGGGACGAACAGGGAGTTGGCGGGCGGATGATTCAGGTCCGCGACGGGCAGAGTCGAGAAGATGCTTTCCCCCCGCTGGTTCGTGGTCATTTGCAGGGTCAGTGGAGCGACGGGCAGACTGCTGGTCATCGTCAGAATCCCCTGGAAATTTGCGGGGAGCCCCGTGAATATCTGGGTAATGAATTTGGCGACGTGGCCATTGGCGGGCACAGACAGGGGGATGCTGCGCGTTGAGTTGTCGAACCCGACCAAGGTCAGTGTGAGCGCGACCGCGCTGGGATTCGGGTTCACGATCGCGATGCCGGTATCACGCGGCACGAGAGGGGGAGCCACTTGGACGTACATCCGGGACGAGGTGGTCAGGGGTGCGCTGAACACGCCGGCCTGGGAGACCAGGCTCGATCCGGCTTTTGTAGAGAAAACGCTGCTCCCCACGGGCAGTGATCCGCCGGTCGATGTGGCGATGGCATAGCCGGCCCGAAGGCTCCCCACCCCGGTGGTCGCGAACTTGACCATCCCGTTCGGGGGGATGCTGTAGTTGAGGGTGCTTTGAGCGCCAGCGCCGAAGTCGAGCGGCAACGTGGTCCCGCTTTCATCACACAAGTTGATCGTTCCCGTGCTCGTGGTCGATGACGAGGGATTCATCAGCAGGATCTCGGTCGGCGCACCCCCGCCATCGACAATTTGGGAAAAGATCAAGCGGGCCCCTGCGGGTGGATTGTTCAAATCGGCCAGCGGCAATGCCGTATAGATCGGCTCGCCATGCCCATTCGTGGCTGAGCGAAGATTGACAGCGGCGAAGGGAGAAGCGCTTGAAAGCGTCAGCGTGCCGAGGAAAGTGGCCGGGAGGTTCAATCCCATCTGGTCCACGAA comes from Terriglobia bacterium and encodes:
- a CDS encoding RNA polymerase sigma factor codes for the protein MPLNVAEAIETVYRSDWGRIVAALIRLVGDFDLAEESAQGAFAAAVDQWAVSGVPEFPRAWIIQTARHKAIDRIRRRARFEEKLESYATSGPVRNIEEPDYDTSEIPDERLRLIFTCCHPALAPEAQVALTLRTLCGLETDEIARAFLVPSPTMAQRLVRAKRKIRDARIPYVVPEPKEMKARLDAVLTVIYLIFNEGYAATRGGPLVRRDLCAEAIRLGRLVRSLESPQPPAEATALVALMLLHDARREARLDEAGDLIVLEEQDRRRWNQRQIAEALPLVEEAFRGGPGAYALQAAIAAVHCQAARAEDTDWPRILSLYDLLERVQPSPIVMLNRAVAVAMVQGPRPALAIMDALAAAGDLDHYHLLHAARADLLRRLGSSLEAAESYKQALALVTNDSERRFLERRLSEVQPPTA
- a CDS encoding YciI family protein yields the protein MRFMILIKANKTTEAGVLPDEKLLTEMGKFNEELVKAGVLIAGEGLHPSSKGARVRFAGGKPTVMDGPFIETKELICGFWLWQVKSKEEAIEWVKRCPNPHNEDTEIEIRQVFEAEDFGDALTPDLREQEACMRLQAAGKK
- a CDS encoding YciI family protein, yielding MKYMLLIYSDEQAWTEPERVQCYEQSTQVAHEIKSEGHYLAAHPLQPVSTATSVQVRDGKRLVTDGPFAETREQLGGYFLVEARDLDAAIDIAGRIPGARKGTVEIRPVMEIPDLPVN
- a CDS encoding exo-alpha-sialidase, with translation MSKVRVLVGTRKGAFVLTSDGKREQWEVSGPHFVGWEVYHLKGSPADPNRLYASQTSGWFGQVIQRSNDGGKTWEAPGGGPTMTPGGMPAGESNKFVYDTTPETGKPLTTHQFYDGTPHPWVFKRVWHLEPSLTDPDTVYAGVEDAALFRSTDGGKSWQELAGLRGHGTGPHWQPGAGGMCLHTILLDPGNAQRMFIAISAAGAFRTDDAGKTWKPINRGLVSRYIPDPTAEVGHCVHRIALHPSRPNVLFMQKHWDVMRSDNAGDLWTEVSGNLPTDFGFVIDVHAHEPETIYVVPIKSDSEHFPLDGKLRVYRSRTGGNDWEALTKGLPQRDCYVNVLRDAMAVDSLDKCGIYFGTTGGQVYVSADAGDSWAPIVRDLPAVVSVEVQTLP
- a CDS encoding MoaD/ThiS family protein, coding for MIRVVLPQHLRTLAHVGSEVELEVKGQVTQRSVLDALEACYPMLCGTIRDHVTQQRRPFLRFFACEQDLSHELPDAPLPDAVASGAEPYLIVGAIAGG